A genomic segment from Methanomicrobia archaeon encodes:
- a CDS encoding TrpB-like pyridoxal phosphate-dependent enzyme codes for MSSKEKVILDEEEIPKAWYNIQADMKEVPEPPLNPVTMEPAKPEDFKPIFPMEIVRQEMSRDRWIPIPEEVREVLRLWRPSPLYRATRLEQKLKTPARIYYKWEGVSPPGSHKPNTAVAQAYYNRQEGVERLATETGAGQWGSALSFGAMLFDLKATVYMVAASYDQKPYRRIMMETWNGEVYRSPSKNTQYGRKVLAENPDTTGSLGMAISEAVEDAATHDNVNYAIGSVLNHVCLHQTVIGLEAKQAFEQIGDYPDFICGNVGGGSNFSGATFPFAADKITGKKPDLRIVACEPMSCPTLTKGLYLYDYGDTAGMAPILKMYTLGHTFIPPPIHAGGLRYHGDGPLLCKLLKDGFISAAAYHQTEVFKAAKLFAETEGHIIAPESAHEVKAVIDEALRCKAEGKEEVIFFNNSGHGHFDLSAYDAFLSGRLVDYEYPADLVKQALEHLPKIT; via the coding sequence ATGAGCAGCAAAGAGAAGGTGATACTCGACGAAGAAGAGATCCCGAAGGCCTGGTACAATATCCAGGCGGACATGAAAGAAGTCCCGGAGCCACCACTCAATCCGGTGACCATGGAGCCCGCGAAGCCCGAGGATTTCAAGCCGATCTTCCCTATGGAGATCGTTCGACAGGAGATGAGCAGGGACCGCTGGATCCCGATACCCGAAGAGGTGCGCGAGGTGTTACGGCTCTGGAGGCCGTCGCCGCTCTACCGGGCGACGCGACTCGAGCAGAAGCTGAAGACGCCCGCACGGATCTACTACAAATGGGAAGGCGTCAGCCCGCCCGGGAGCCACAAGCCGAATACCGCAGTCGCACAGGCCTATTACAACAGGCAAGAAGGTGTCGAGCGATTAGCGACGGAGACGGGCGCAGGCCAGTGGGGCTCCGCACTCTCATTCGGCGCTATGCTCTTCGACCTCAAGGCCACGGTCTACATGGTTGCCGCAAGTTACGACCAGAAGCCGTACCGGCGGATTATGATGGAGACCTGGAATGGTGAGGTCTACCGCAGTCCGAGCAAGAACACCCAGTACGGGCGAAAGGTGCTGGCTGAGAATCCGGATACGACTGGAAGCCTCGGCATGGCGATCTCGGAAGCCGTTGAAGATGCAGCGACGCACGATAACGTGAACTACGCCATTGGCTCAGTGCTCAACCATGTCTGCCTCCATCAAACCGTGATCGGCTTGGAAGCGAAACAGGCATTTGAGCAGATCGGTGACTATCCCGATTTCATCTGCGGTAATGTCGGCGGCGGCAGCAACTTCAGTGGGGCAACCTTCCCGTTCGCGGCCGATAAGATCACGGGTAAGAAGCCAGACCTCAGGATCGTTGCCTGCGAGCCCATGTCCTGTCCGACGCTCACGAAAGGACTGTACCTCTACGATTACGGTGACACTGCAGGCATGGCACCGATCTTGAAGATGTACACGCTGGGGCATACGTTCATCCCGCCACCAATCCACGCGGGAGGGCTGCGCTATCACGGCGACGGGCCGTTACTGTGCAAGCTCCTGAAGGATGGCTTTATCAGCGCAGCGGCGTATCACCAGACCGAAGTCTTCAAGGCGGCGAAGTTGTTTGCTGAGACTGAAGGGCACATTATCGCACCGGAATCGGCACACGAGGTAAAAGCAGTGATTGACGAGGCGCTCCGCTGCAAGGCGGAAGGTAAAGAAGAGGTGATCTTCTTCAATAACAGCGGACACGGGCATTTCGATTTGAGTGCCTACGACGCGTTCCTCAGCGGTAGACTCGTGGACTACGAGTATCCCGCGGATCTCGTGAAACAGGCGCTGGAGCATCTACCGAAGATCACGTAA
- a CDS encoding aminodeoxychorismate/anthranilate synthase component II — protein sequence MRVLVIDNYDSFVYNLVQYAGARGAEVIVRRNEADLSELEEIDADRIIISPGPGRPEEAGVSAAVVRALGATTPLLGVCLGHQVIGAVFGAHIGYARSIMHGKVSLIYHDSQGIYSGLKNPIHATRYHSLAVSEVALPACLLISARAADGEIMGLRHRTYPIEGVQFHPESILTEAGRQLVDNFLQV from the coding sequence ATGCGCGTGCTGGTCATTGATAACTACGATTCCTTCGTGTACAATCTCGTGCAGTACGCCGGAGCGCGCGGTGCGGAGGTGATTGTGCGGCGGAACGAAGCGGACCTCAGCGAGTTAGAGGAAATTGACGCGGATCGCATCATTATCTCTCCGGGGCCCGGTCGGCCTGAGGAAGCAGGCGTATCTGCCGCCGTGGTGCGGGCACTCGGGGCCACCACACCGCTCCTCGGTGTCTGCCTCGGGCATCAGGTGATCGGCGCGGTCTTCGGTGCTCACATAGGGTACGCACGCAGCATCATGCACGGTAAAGTCTCACTCATTTACCACGACTCGCAGGGGATCTACTCGGGGCTTAAGAATCCGATTCATGCAACCCGCTATCACTCACTCGCCGTTTCTGAGGTCGCGTTGCCTGCATGCCTGCTGATCTCCGCGCGCGCCGCAGATGGCGAGATCATGGGGCTACGGCACCGGACCTATCCGATAGAGGGTGTCCAATTCCATCCTGAGTCCATTCTGACCGAAGCGGGGCGACAGCTCGTGGATAATTTCTTACAGGTATGA
- a CDS encoding anthranilate synthase component I family protein, with translation MEKRILTNTVRKVDVPFTPLELFAKLRGVFNKSFLLESVEGREKIARYSFIGFDPLLEFKAKGQHVELNGDRYTVENPYVEMAQILNSFDCGRVGTLPFSGGLVGFFSYDIVRFFEQLPSTTPDSLGCPDAHFIIPTHLLCFDHLKQEVILVSYKKEKVDLERLERGGGDPNIEDFSVSSPQSEMARAEFEAGVLKAKEYIREGDIFQAVLSRRVAAEYHGDPLSFYRNLRATNPSPYLFYLDFDNVVVGSSPEMLVRLRDGVVTLRPLAGTRRRGRTREEDELLKVDMLLDEKERAEHLMLVDLGRNDLGRVARSGSVEVTELMEIEKYSHVQHIVSNITAELATGRDAFDVFRSSFPAGTVTGAPKIRAMKIIEELEKSRRGIYAGAVGYFDFSGNLDFAISIRTMFTVGHRAYFQAGAGIVADSVPEREFAETENKLGALITTAEGKHARAGH, from the coding sequence ATGGAGAAGCGAATATTAACGAACACTGTGCGGAAGGTGGATGTACCATTCACCCCGCTCGAACTTTTTGCTAAACTCCGGGGCGTTTTTAATAAGAGCTTTCTGCTCGAATCGGTCGAGGGTAGAGAGAAGATCGCGCGCTATTCGTTCATCGGCTTTGATCCGCTTCTGGAATTCAAGGCCAAAGGACAGCACGTGGAGCTGAACGGAGACCGGTACACGGTCGAGAATCCGTATGTCGAGATGGCGCAGATACTTAATTCGTTCGACTGCGGGCGGGTGGGCACCTTACCCTTCTCGGGCGGTCTGGTCGGCTTCTTCTCCTACGATATCGTGCGGTTCTTCGAGCAGCTGCCCTCCACCACCCCGGACTCTCTGGGATGCCCTGATGCACATTTCATTATCCCCACGCACCTGCTCTGCTTCGATCATCTCAAGCAGGAGGTGATTCTCGTCTCGTATAAGAAGGAAAAGGTTGATCTTGAACGGCTCGAGCGGGGCGGAGGTGACCCTAACATCGAGGACTTTTCCGTCTCGTCACCACAGTCGGAGATGGCTCGTGCGGAATTTGAAGCGGGTGTACTGAAAGCGAAAGAGTATATCAGGGAAGGTGACATCTTCCAGGCTGTTCTTTCCCGGCGCGTAGCGGCTGAATATCACGGTGATCCGCTGTCCTTTTACCGGAATCTCCGGGCAACGAACCCCTCACCCTACCTGTTCTATCTGGACTTTGACAATGTCGTTGTGGGCTCATCCCCCGAGATGCTCGTGCGGTTACGGGATGGTGTCGTGACCCTGCGGCCCCTCGCGGGCACGAGACGCCGTGGCAGAACGCGGGAGGAGGATGAGCTCCTGAAAGTGGATATGCTCCTCGACGAGAAGGAGCGAGCTGAGCATCTCATGCTGGTAGACCTTGGGCGGAACGATCTGGGCCGGGTAGCGCGATCGGGCAGCGTCGAGGTGACGGAGCTCATGGAGATCGAGAAGTACTCGCACGTCCAGCACATCGTCTCGAATATCACGGCCGAACTTGCTACCGGCAGGGACGCGTTCGATGTCTTTCGGAGCTCGTTCCCCGCCGGAACCGTAACAGGCGCGCCCAAGATACGGGCGATGAAGATCATTGAGGAGCTCGAGAAGAGCAGACGTGGGATCTATGCGGGTGCTGTCGGCTATTTCGACTTCTCCGGTAACCTCGATTTCGCGATCAGCATCAGGACGATGTTCACGGTCGGCCATAGGGCCTATTTCCAGGCCGGTGCAGGGATCGTCGCCGATTCAGTACCAGAGCGCGAGTTCGCGGAGACCGAGAACAAGCTGGGGGCATTGATCACTACGGCGGAGGGTAAACATGCGCGTGCTGGTCATTGA